The DNA region AAAATTATTTAAGTTTAATCCATCTTTTCAACTTTTGACATGCGTGAATCGAAATTTTTAAAATTCACGtccgaaaataaaaaaaaatctagaattTTTTCATATTACTTGTGTAGCAAACTTTGAATATTTTAGATTATGGTTCAGACATACGTGACTGAAATTTAATTTCTctccccattcaaaattaagagatattgttcaTTGATTTTCTTCAACTTTTGCTCCCTTATTTTGTCCATTTTTCTCTCCCCATTCAAAATAAAGAGACATTATTccctaattttctccaacttttgctcGAAAAGTCAATTCTAATCGGTAATTCTCTCATTCAATATTCATACACAATTAATTTCTCTGTATGAATAAGATTCCATACAAAGTTCGTTATAATTTTTGTAATTGATACAAATCAGAAttcatacaaagttcatacaccagaaaacaaatatgtacaaattttgtatgcaatatgtatataaaaaatacAAAAACTATACATATGAAATATGCAATATGTATAGTTTGTATATATATtgcaaaaatatattaaaaaaaagtatacattattatgttaaaaaaatattttgatgtatattatacattaatatacaaaaactatacatttgctggctagTAGTTTGGTGGGCGGTCATTTATGTCAGTTTCTCTTTAATTATCTGGATTGAGAAGCTGAGAAACTAGTAGAGGTTTAATCTTTTGGCTGGGTGGCGGCTTTCTGCTTTCTGGCTGTTGCGATTCATTCAATGATAAGGCGCTTAGAGCAAGTCGAGGAGCTTCCTTTCAACTCCCGCTAGTCGAGGAGAATATCTAGGATCTCTCGAGACTTTGCAGATTCGTTAGCAAATAAGAATTTGTGTTTTCAACCTTTAACCTATTGTACCGTTGAGATTATGGATTCAGAATATAATAATTGTTAAATTTTTGGTGTTTCAAATGGCAGGTAGGTCAGGATTTAGAGAGTTCAAAATGGACTGAGTTAATAAGTGGAGGGGTTATTTACCCGTTTAAAAGTTAATTGGCTAAAATTTTTAAAAAGCGGGTCACAACTCAACGCACGCAGTTCTAACTgagttttaatttctttatttgcTCTTTTAAAATTTTTGGTACCTAATAAAATTATGTTTTTTTCTTTGTTATAGCTATATGTAacatatcaattttttttttaaaaaaagatttcTATAGATCAATTTGAGCTACATATCATCTCAATTTTTTGATGGATCGAAATAGGTTGAGTTAATAAATGTGTGGGTCGACCAACCCAAATTTGGGtggatcatatttttatgggTTAATTTTGTCATCCTTATACATATTCATGTTTCATGCCTAAAGTACCGGTTTCATTGAACCCGTAGCTAATAAGCTTTAGGTGTGTGCCTATGTGACTAATATTATATTTTGTTAGGACCAAAAACAGAGAAATTTAATTTGTTTGAttgtctgtttttttttttttaaaaagatttttatattttttatagagataagggtcaaaaacaaactctaactatcacttttttttttagtttcatacctaaattatcataaggttgagaaaactatctaaactatcactatctagtttgcaaaacacacctgaactaaatgtgtgaagatgaaattttctcaaaaaaatatgtccacatggcataagtaatctatggtggcacctacatgaaaattaaaaagtaatatttttttaataaaataatgtatattgtttaaaaaaaaaactgcattattttttttaaaaaaaaaatcagcatttttttaaaaaacaaatctggatttaaaaaaaaaaaatctgaaaaaaaaaatttgtaaaaaaatatcaaagaattaaaaaatcagaaaaaaaaatgatttaaaaaaatggaaaatttgattttttttttaaatgtgaaaagtaaataatcagttttcttatttatttattttaaaaaataacttttccatttttaaactatttttttattttctataatttttgatatttttttacaaaaattattatttttcagtttgcttttaaaacaaatagttttttttttcaaatttccatgtaggtgccatggtgacattatttatccacgtggacaACACTTGGCAACATCtttatataaaatggagagtgtagatcacatgccattcaagaataatttgaaGTGTGTTTTGCAAATTAGATAGTGATATTTTAGATAGTTTTTTCAACCTTCTGATAGTTTAGATATGAAATTCAAAAAACAGTGATAGTTGGAATGTGTTTTTCATCCTTATCTCTTTTTTATATTATTCATCAAGATTTTTGTTTCAACTAAAACACAAGAGAGAATTTCTTGGAGTATAGTCCAACCCACACACGCACATGTGATGCCTATAAAAGGAGGTTCAGATATATTTTGATGACACATTGATACAACTTCCAACCTAATAATATACATACGGAAGACATGGCTGGTTAGTATTCAAtaaatttctttctttctattACTCAAATTATATTCTTTATTCTTTCATCTTTTTTACGATAAATTATAGTTGTTAAAGTTCATAAATCCTGAAGCAAGACCTGAAATCTACTATTATTAACATTAATATTCAACAATTTGTGCAGAAGATGATTCAAATTCATCAAACTATTCTTCAGGACGTAACACTATTTTATGGGGTACGTCACAGTATCATTGTTTTTCAGTTTACCCTATGCTTTTTTTGATATTGCTAATATTGTTTTGTGTGCTATAACATTGTAGAATTGAATTATTTTGTGTTTTTGGTTCCTCAATGGTAAAAATCCCACAATTTGTATCCCAAATtcctttaaattaaattacttTCCCCAAAGTTGGAAAATTCCTCTTACTCTTGAAGTGAGGGAGTATAAAACATGAAAGAAAATAAACTATTTACATGCCGAGTGAATTCTTAAACACAAATACAAAGCTCGGATCAAAGTTAACCCGAACCCGTATGTAGGCTTGTAGCTTCGCCCGTGACCCTATCTATATGTTAATCACCAATtagaaaattcaaaattaaatTGTTCAGTAGTTGGAGTAGATTTTTAGATTTGAAGAGCTTAATTTTGAGCGATAATTTGTGAGACTCGATTTTCGTACTCATATGAACATATTAACTTTTGTATTTCCTTTGGTATATTTCTTGATTCACAGTATATATTTATCAGATATTTAGAGCTTTGACTTGATTTTCGTACTCATATAACGTATAAAATTTTGTATCTCCTTTGGTATATTTCTCGATTCACAGTATATTTTCTCAGCTATTTAGAGCTTTGACTCAATTTTCGTACTCATATGAACGATATGAAATTTTATATCTCCTCTGATATAAATTGAATTTTATCAGGTTTATCATTTGGAGTAGCCTCAGCAATAGCATTCAAAGCCGTTGGAGCTATATTTCCTCAAAGAAGTGCTGCAGAAAAATCTTCCAATGGAAATGAGAAGGAAAAAATTAATCCATCTCAAGTTATTATACCTGCAATTAATATTAATATGCCTCCCAACGAAGTTGAGAATATTTCACAAAATTCTCAAAATATACCTTCTCAACCTAAGCCGAAGGTCCCAGGTCACGCTGTGCCATGTGGTGAAGTGCTAGACTTATATAAAGATGTAAGTATATTACGTTCCATTTTTTTCCCTTTACAGTATAAGCTATGTTGCTCGAATTTTTCAATAATGTCGTCCGATGCATGCTGGCTCATTCAATACATATTTAGAGAATTCGACTCGAATGCAGCAACATTATAAGCAAATTAAATTAATGATTTCATAAATTCTTGTTTCAGAAAAGTGTTTTATACTTTTGATCTCATTATCAACATATAATGTAGCACACAAAATGAGTTGTCAAAAGTAAAAATTCTTTATATTGTCCGTATATACAAGTTAaatgttatttttttttactcGTACTAATTAGTGGATAAATGTTTCTCTTAAACTAACTTTAACGTTCTCGTGCATGTATGCAGTGCATGATCAACTAATAAATGTGACTCCTATCCTAAGATTATGGAGCAATTTTGCTCGGGATCAGGTATTTATATTTTAATGTTCTTCCTATTTGTACTTATACTCGTGTTATATTCCAAATTTTGACCTCTCAAGATATAAATTAAAAGCAATTATATTTTAATTGCAACTTTTTATCTTTTAGTGACTGCAGCCACAGCTTATGCTGACTCAACGCTTCTGCTCAAGTCTTACCAAGGAGTGAGTTCTTCTCTTAATTTAGTAGATAATACTATTGATTTTGTTCCGTCAAATGAGTTTTTCTTTGACCGTGATTTTTTCAAATGCTTTTAAATATGTTAATTTTAAttattgtgaattataataatttttatgtaattttcaaatatgtaaattttattttcaagaaaTTAAAGATTCTATGTCCGAATGCACACAAAAAATTAGATAGTTTGACCTTAGTGTTCCGAATTGTATATATGACCCCGCCCATATTTGGGTGTGGTAAAGTTTCACGGTGTACCCTATTGGACACCACTATTTAATTtgcaccaattttttttttttaaaattgcacATCTACCTATTCGGAACTACTTCAAACATGCGCTATTTGAAGTTACGCTCAGACGTTACAAAAATGTCTGACATTAGATATGGATGAAGTTCAAACATTACTATCTGAGAAATGGGAATAAGCACACAGCTGGGCGTCAACATGCCTGCTTGTGCTGTGTGCTTATTCAAAAGCAATTTTGATATTTGCCAATAAGGAGATTTTGGTAATTCCAGCTGAATTTGTTATTCTCATTGGCCCATATAAAATGTTATTGTAGCTGCTTTGATTTTGTTTTACTGTGTAGCCGATTTTGCCCTTTAAAGCCCTAAGATTGTTGGCTCTTTAGAATAAGTGAGGCCCAGTTTCTATCATATCTACTGCCTCTGTTTACTACAGGTCTAAATTGAGTAGACGTGTGTGTGGTCTTTCTAGGTATCATTGGGAATTAATTAGCTTTTTACACTTCTTTTTTGGTCATAGCACACTTGCTTAATTTGAAATTTTAGAATAGGAAAAACACATTATGTGGGTATTTTATCTATTTTTAAATTTGATAAACAGATATTGAAGTAGGTGTGCATAtattaacgtttttttttttttttgcaatgaaAAACTGACATGACATGTCATGATTTTCTTGCAAATACCTCATTTTTTAGACATTAGAATATCTAAGATAATTGTAAATATTAAAGTGTATAAAATACATTATTGAAGGAATGGAAAAGTTTTCATTGTGAATAAATAAATATACAAAATTTAACATACACTGTTGGAATTGGACCCGTGCTATTCTTTACTAGTTTCTCTAGAAATGACTAAATTTTAGTCATGTGTGTCtgaacttcttcttcaaatattttgtcTAAAGTTAAGCTTTGTCAAACCTAACTTTACATACCACATCACTGAAGTTGTTTTGAAGTGAATAGACGTGTACAATGAATTGACTTAAATGATGATAACGGAATTAAATATATGTGCACTTTGGCATGTTAATGATCTGCCCATTTATTCTCTAGATGATCAAAATTAGTTTTATTACATAAATACAGTTACGTGTTGTACGCAACGTTAGCTAGTTTTGATGATTTAAACTTAATGATTTTCACTATTAGTAGAAGTTAAAAAATCAAAGAAACAAAATTATAttggattcaattttttttttcctgaaactTTCATGTGATCTATTTATATTTGTTTACTAGTATATAATATGCAGGATGATATTTCAACAGTTATTTAATTATTTGCCTTACATTTCTTTCTTACCAAGAAAATGTTTCTCCCAAACGCAGTGCACAATGCTTAACAGGTATTCAGATTTTGGCGGCGAAGCTTGCAAGAGAAAATACAACAAATTAATGGGTGTACGACAACAGAAGATAGGGCTATTTTTTTAAAGTAGAATAGATTTATATATGTTACTTTAACATAATTATAAGTTTTGGGTATTGTAATAATCTTGTTCACGATCGACTGCCTATTTTCAGATTTCGTTTGGAACGAAAGACacaaataatatttaattttcttGGTTTTATATGGATTTAGTCTATGATATATTTTGTTCTGAGGGTGTTTGGATAAGCTTGTTAGCTAGTCAAACTAATTTGTAAGCGTCTTTTTTGGGCTTATATACGTGTTTGATATTCATTAAAAGTGCTAATAAGTCAAGATACACCAAAATATATAAGTCGGTTACGCCCAACTTATGTCTTTTCAGCTAAGACTGCTTATCGGTTTGTGAAGTTTGCTTTTGAATGTTATCGATTTTCGGTTTATAAATATGATAAATCGATAATTGAAGAACCATTAAGATATTGGTTAGGGTCGTCAAAAATTCATTTATCGGTTTAATCAGTATGGCTGACACCTTATATTTTTCAAACGCGTACAATAGAATGTAGGTGTAAAGTTTGAGTCCTCCAGGTCTGAAGTAATTGACAACATAGGGAAGAAAGAATGTACTAGTTGTGGATAATAGTGGAAAACTGGAACCAAAAGAAGAACCTAACACATTATTAGATAGTGTATTGGAAACTCGCAAAACATCTTGAAACTGCTAGTGTGAAGAAGGTGATAAAGAATTAGCTACTTTTGGGGAAAAAGGATAAATTTAACAAACTTTATTTAGGTTATCGATTAAACCGTTAAGGAAATTCAGAAAGCGATCGATAAATCAATAGTATaaaatacaaaattatttttaaatcgTTAAACTGATAACTCGATACCAATACATTAATAACACTTTTTCGTTTCGATTTATCGGTTAAATTCAGATTTGGTCACccctattttcagcttataagcgtTTCTTATTTGATTTGGGTTTTCACTATTTTATATCTTGAATCGTTTTTAATTTCATAtttataatttttataaatacCTTTAAGGGCGTTGAAATATTTTATGGAAAAAATGTTCATACACTACTTTTCCTAAACACATCAGATATGATTTCACAATGATCTTAAACTTCGTTGTTTGGGGTATGATGATTTTTGTCTAATTTCTTGCAGAAAATctctttgttttttaaaaaatatatatttataatgaTACTTGAAAAATGAAAAACAGCAAAGAGTGTAACAATCCGATATTTTTCAAGTGTTTATAATTACTTTCTTATTTATAGTTTGTCTAAATTTTTATAATTTACATGGTGACGCGGGTAAACTTTTAGAATATATTTGCATAATTTATAAGAGATGATGAATAGAGTGAAGTAATTAGAGGACTAATTATATATTACTTTTGGTGAAAGGGTAATTAATGTCTGAAGAAGACATTAGAAATGTAAAGAACGTGGGCCAGCCCACCATTTGGTCATTCCACGTAACCCAAAGAGAGATTGGACAATTAAATGTACTCTTGAGACAATCCCGCGATTTGCAAGTTTCAAAAGAATCTTTGAAATGTATGAGGTTTTACCTAAGAAGGTAGCAGAATTATAACTTGATATACcgaagcagttttttttttttagacataATGAGGTCGACTACCAATGTTTTGGGAAAATCTTTGATGTAGATGACTTGTGGTCAATCTTATGGGCTTAAGGAATCCGAGGGTTCAAATCAGTATTGGTGTTACTACTTTAGCAGGGAGAATATGATAACGGTTTCTGTAGATACCGAGGGTACTATATGTGTCGATTACTGAGAGAACAAAAATCTATCAGGATACCATATCAGGTGGGTGTGAGTCGAGCTAAATATGAGATCTAGAAGGATTCTGAAGAGATTGAGAAAAGTCAAGCAGTGAAAGTATATCATTTTATGTATGTAGCAAGAATATAACGGTTTTCATGTAGCATAATTGACTATCACAACACTACTGACTTAATTGACTCAGAAGACAGTTCATTTTTTATGATGAGATGAGTGAGAGTTGGACTTTAGATGTTTAAGACTAATGAAAATAGTCTTATGTATGACTTGCCTACGGGTACATAAAAGTAAAATGTGGTATAAACTTCTAAATAGATGAGGAGAACTAATGCACCTAGACTTGGGAATTAACAACGACAATTTGGTATCTAAAGTCTGAAATACCTATTTGTACCAAGAAGTCATGCGGGTTCTACATTGATTCCTAAAGTTTTCAGTAGGTCCTCAAGATAACAGGGCCATCTCAGATATAACAACAAAGATTCCAGTTGATATACAAAGTTCTTACCACTATCCTTACGATATTTTCAGCAAAAGTGCGATACATGAGATTTATATTCAGCAGTCGATGACTTAGTATGCTCATTGGAAGCATTTTGTTATTATTTGGGTAATGTTTCTGATGCACCGCACAAGACGGGTCAGGCAAGGGTCAATTCACCACAGATGGGGTAAGACATATGGATCAGATATCCCATGTCCCGTAAGATTATATTTTGCAGTACCATTAGGTAAGTCGAACAATCTATGGACCACGACAGGTGGGTAGCCATGAGATAACGCTATGAAAATGGGGTAAGACATGTGAATCAGATATTTCATGTCCCGTAAGCAACTTATGATTGGTGATAGGAGTAACAGTTACAGAATTAGCAGTTTTTCAGTAATAACAGAGGTTTACTTATAGCCAGTAATAGTCGGGACATCAACGAGACAATTAATTCATGTAAAATGCAGGATGATACACCTTCTGTCATAGATGAGATGGTGGCTCCAAAAATTCTGTACCAAGGATAATCGGGAATTTGTGTAATATCTTAAGAGAGAGAGGTACTTCATAAGACCCTATTTGGTCTCTAGAAGTTGAGGATGTTAAGTAAGATAGTGGAATGATTTCTTTTGTTTCAAGCTCTATGGATCTTCCGTTTTGACTTTATGGTTTGATTACCATGTAACTTAGAAGAAATTAGGTCAGTTGAGTGACTTTTGATAGGCTCATTGAATCCTTGTACTTTATAATGGATTAGATTTCTAATGCAGCACATGTAGTTTCACAGATGCAATGCCAAAAAGGTTTTACAATCTCACGAGTTACCTTTGAGAAACAAATCGGAGGGGTAGCTTACATATTGGTTTTACCACAAGCTTGATCAAGTGTTCATTCGGTTTTTCATGTTTCCATGCTTCAGAAATACTCCCGAAACCTGAGCCATATTGATCAAGTTATTGACCACGAGACGGTTCAGTTCGATAGAAATTAGCCTATGAGGAGGTTCCGATAGCTATTTTGGACAGGCATATTCGCCAGCTGTGATCCGACAGTATTCCGTTTGTAAAAGTTTCTTGGAGGAACCATCCAAGTAGGAGGTTACTTAGGAGGCAAAGTAGGACATTCGGGACAGATACTCGCGTATTTTTCTTGAAGTCAAGTCAAAGAAATCAAACTCTCACCAACAAGGTAAAACTTCAAGTAACCAACAGACTAGACTATTTGAACACTAAAATATTTTCATTAGATGTTTTTGAAGATAATTTAGGTCTTTTACATACAAATCACCACTAGTATACATATAAAACCCAAGGTATATTAACACATAAGCTATTGGTCCAAAAATTTGAAGGTTTTGGCTCAAAGGTGCAGAAGCAAATTCATATGATGTTTTCATAATCTTTGATGGAAATCTAGATAACATAAAGAGGTATGCATCATGAGACTTTTGGGTGGCTATTatcagattttttaaaaaaaaagctgATTCCGACCATATTGTCGATAGGATGAAGGATACACCAGTTCAGAGAAGTGGAAATGAGTGATTACACAGATCTATATAAGAGCCCTAATAGGATAACTGAAGTTCAAGAATATAAAGGCAGACTTTATGTTGGGTCTTGGGACCAGAACTTCGTTGGCGTTTGTTCTCTGGTTATTCCAATATAAGCTTTAAGTAGTATCTTACACTAAATAAAAATGTTGCAGGTCTTTCTACAGCATCGCATATGTACTGCCTTGTCTTTCAATAAAATTTATTAGATCCTTAATAATATCCTTACATCTCTTTGATGAGAGGACAAAAAAATATTCCATTTGGAATCGCATATGTACTACGTACCTTATAATAACATTTATTTAGATCCTTATAATATCCTTATTATTATCTTTACCCCCATTTTGAAGATATCCATAGTGTTTGCACACTTTCCCTCTAGCGTGACTCGAATCCTGGACTTATTTATCGTGGGTGGAAGTGCTTTACCAACTGAGCAACCCTCACTTGTCAAAAGATATCAGTCAAACCTCTATATAATGGCATcgtttgtccgaaaatttcatgACTGCTATAATGAGATGTTGTATTGTATATTGCATATTTGATATGATATACATGACACTTATATAAAGTTGAGAGACTTGTTTGTTACCAAAATAGTTTAATGGCCTTGGTGCAAAAAGCTTATATCCATATGTGCATTAGTTACAGGTATACTCTTACTGCGATCTC from Lycium barbarum isolate Lr01 chromosome 10, ASM1917538v2, whole genome shotgun sequence includes:
- the LOC132613626 gene encoding uncharacterized protein LOC132613626 is translated as MAEDDSNSSNYSSGRNTILWGLSFGVASAIAFKAVGAIFPQRSAAEKSSNGNEKEKINPSQVIIPAININMPPNEVENISQNSQNIPSQPKPKVPGHAVPCGEVLDLYKDVSILRSIFFPLQYKLCCSNFSIMSSDACWLIQYIFREFDSNAATL